One segment of Chroicocephalus ridibundus chromosome 25, bChrRid1.1, whole genome shotgun sequence DNA contains the following:
- the LOC134527064 gene encoding olfactory receptor 14J1-like — translation MAYDRYVAICKPLHYGTLLGSRACVHMAAAAWGSGFLYALLHTTNTFSLPLCQGNALDQFFCEIPQILKLSCSHSYLREVGLLVVSACLTFGCFVFIVLSYVQIFRAVLRIPSEQGRHKAFSTCLPHLAVVSLFVSTAVFAYLKPPSISSPVLDLVVAVLYSVLPPALNPLIY, via the coding sequence atggcctatgaccgctatgtggccatctgcaaacccctgcactacgggaccctcctgggcagcagagcttgtgtccacatggcagcagctgcctggggcagtgggtttctctatgctctcctgcacacgaccaatacattttccctacccctctgccaaggcaatgccctggaccagttcttctgtgaaatcccccagatcctcaagctctcctgctcacactcctacctcagggaagttgggcttcttgtggtcagtgcctgtttaaccttcgggtgctttgttttcatcgtgctgtcctatgtgcagatcttcagggccgtgctgaggatcccctctgagcagggacggcacaaagccttttccacgtgccttccTCACCTGGctgtggtctccctgtttgtcagcactgccgtgtttgcctacctgaagcccccctccatctcctccccagttctcgacctggtggtggctgtgctgtactcagtgttgcctccagcactgaaccccctcatctac